A single Thiohalobacter thiocyanaticus DNA region contains:
- the folK gene encoding 2-amino-4-hydroxy-6-hydroxymethyldihydropteridine diphosphokinase translates to MGEIDTATAWIGLGSNLDDPVAQVSRALDELDAIEATYLLHASSLYASPPMGPPDQPEYVNAVAGLLTTLAPEALLDALQAIEQAHGRVRTGERWGPRTLDLDLLLYADLQLETARLSVPHPGLRQRAFVLHPLAEVAPELVVPGLGRVLELARACPADGLRCIGRAGLS, encoded by the coding sequence ATGGGTGAGATCGATACCGCGACCGCCTGGATCGGCCTCGGCAGCAATCTCGACGACCCGGTGGCGCAGGTCAGCCGTGCCCTGGATGAGCTCGACGCCATCGAGGCGACCTACCTGCTGCACGCATCCAGCCTCTATGCCAGTCCACCCATGGGACCGCCCGACCAGCCCGAGTATGTCAACGCCGTGGCCGGCCTGCTCACCACGCTGGCGCCGGAGGCGCTGCTGGATGCTCTGCAGGCGATCGAACAGGCCCACGGCCGGGTACGCACCGGGGAGCGCTGGGGACCGCGGACCCTGGACCTGGATCTGCTGCTCTACGCTGACCTGCAACTGGAAACCGCACGCCTGAGCGTGCCGCATCCCGGGCTGCGCCAGCGTGCCTTCGTGCTGCATCCGCTGGCCGAGGTCGCCCCGGAACTGGTGGTGCCGGGACTCGGGCGCGTGCTCGAACTGGCGCGGGCCTGCCCGGCCGACGGGCTGCGCTGCATCGGCAGGGCGGGCCTGTCATAA
- the pcnB gene encoding polynucleotide adenylyltransferase PcnB, with the protein MSAQSLNIIPRPEHGISRSLISPNALKVLNRLNQAGFRACLVGGGVRDLLLGREPKDFDVATDATPEQIRQQFRNCRLIGRRFRLAHVLFGREVIEVATFRAASDPDEDDETQVNDAGRLLRDNVYGSIEEDAWRRDFTVNALYYDISDFSIRDYVGGMEDLEAGRLRIIGDPEARFREDPVRMLRAVRFAAKLGFTLDPELQALIPRLAPLLHDIAPARLYEEVLKLFHGGVALNTFEMLRHYHLFEPLFPLTEAVLAEEENHFPHTLISHALANTDARVAEGKPVTPAFMFAALLWEPMRREMPDPDQPDMSEIQAIQIGGARVVTQQARHVSIPKRFSLPMREIWSLQPRFQRRQGRRALQLLEHPRFRAAYDFLLLRCAAGEVEQELCDWWTEIQTQAPEARAERVTAGRPRKRRRPRRRKPRSEHG; encoded by the coding sequence ATCAGCGCTCAGTCACTCAATATCATCCCGCGTCCGGAACACGGGATCTCGCGCTCCCTGATCAGCCCCAACGCCCTCAAGGTGCTCAACCGGCTGAACCAGGCCGGGTTCCGGGCCTGCCTGGTCGGCGGCGGGGTGCGCGACCTGCTGCTGGGCCGCGAGCCCAAGGATTTCGATGTCGCCACGGATGCCACCCCGGAGCAGATCCGCCAGCAGTTCCGCAACTGTCGCCTGATCGGTCGCCGTTTCCGCCTGGCCCATGTGCTGTTCGGGCGCGAGGTGATCGAGGTGGCGACCTTCCGTGCCGCTTCCGATCCGGACGAGGACGACGAGACCCAGGTCAACGATGCCGGGCGGCTGCTGCGCGACAATGTCTACGGCAGCATCGAAGAGGACGCGTGGCGGCGTGATTTCACCGTCAATGCCCTGTATTACGATATCAGCGACTTCAGCATCCGCGATTATGTCGGCGGCATGGAGGATCTGGAGGCCGGCCGGCTGCGCATCATCGGCGATCCGGAGGCGCGCTTTCGCGAAGACCCGGTGCGCATGCTGCGTGCGGTGCGCTTTGCCGCCAAGCTCGGCTTCACCCTGGACCCCGAACTGCAGGCGCTGATCCCCCGACTGGCCCCCCTGCTGCACGATATCGCCCCGGCGCGCCTCTACGAGGAGGTGCTCAAGCTGTTCCACGGCGGGGTGGCGCTCAATACCTTCGAAATGCTGCGTCACTATCACCTGTTCGAGCCCCTGTTCCCGCTGACCGAGGCGGTGCTGGCCGAGGAGGAGAATCACTTTCCCCACACCCTGATCAGTCATGCCCTGGCCAATACCGATGCCCGGGTGGCCGAGGGCAAACCGGTGACGCCGGCCTTCATGTTCGCCGCCCTGCTGTGGGAGCCGATGCGCCGCGAGATGCCCGACCCGGACCAGCCCGACATGAGCGAGATCCAGGCGATCCAGATCGGCGGCGCGCGGGTGGTCACGCAGCAGGCACGGCATGTTTCCATCCCCAAGCGGTTCAGTCTGCCGATGCGCGAGATCTGGTCGCTGCAGCCGCGGTTCCAGCGCCGCCAGGGCCGCCGGGCCCTGCAACTGCTGGAGCATCCGCGCTTTCGCGCCGCCTATGACTTTCTGCTGCTGCGGTGCGCCGCCGGCGAGGTGGAGCAGGAACTGTGCGACTGGTGGACCGAGATCCAGACGCAGGCGCCGGAGGCGCGCGCCGAGCGGGTGACCGCAGGTCGCCCGCGCAAACGCCGCCGGCCGCGGCGGCGCAAGCCCAGATCCGAGCATGGGTGA
- a CDS encoding DUF2173 family protein produces the protein MLKRLLALDGVNAICQFRDDGAFVEGYGLLDQPQMEHLARFALEYKRIVQGNADQLSMFTQMRGWTPPRGWIVRAAQGTVCSVGNLVCLLDTAEGSVNEVMQELNEAASY, from the coding sequence ATGCTCAAGCGATTACTTGCGCTGGACGGGGTCAACGCCATCTGCCAGTTCCGCGATGACGGCGCCTTCGTGGAAGGCTACGGCCTGCTGGATCAGCCGCAGATGGAACACCTGGCGCGCTTCGCGCTGGAGTACAAACGCATCGTGCAGGGCAATGCCGATCAGCTGTCGATGTTCACCCAGATGCGCGGCTGGACGCCGCCGCGCGGCTGGATCGTGCGCGCCGCGCAGGGCACGGTGTGCAGCGTGGGCAACCTGGTCTGTCTGCTGGACACGGCGGAAGGCTCGGTCAACGAGGTGATGCAGGAACTCAACGAGGCCGCGAGCTACTAG
- a CDS encoding DUF2173 family protein has product MNDLSKLMQLNGALAAFCFNDRGELAEHNIAEGSNLDAEVLDLLAHVLVANTAIATMQARGWEKTTGQSGFYPIEGFTMIGFDWSAVARGNCGVVLQNDQADYEAAFDALSA; this is encoded by the coding sequence ATGAACGATCTGAGCAAACTGATGCAGCTCAACGGCGCCCTGGCCGCCTTTTGTTTCAATGACCGCGGCGAACTGGCTGAGCACAATATTGCCGAAGGCAGCAATCTGGATGCCGAGGTGCTGGATCTGCTGGCCCATGTGCTGGTGGCCAATACCGCCATCGCCACCATGCAGGCCAGAGGCTGGGAGAAGACGACCGGCCAGTCCGGCTTCTATCCCATCGAGGGCTTCACCATGATCGGCTTCGACTGGTCGGCGGTCGCCCGCGGCAACTGCGGTGTGGTGCTGCAGAACGATCAGGCCGATTACGAGGCGGCCTTTGACGCCCTGTCGGCGTAG
- a CDS encoding DUF2173 family protein, translating into MSLVADLAEMPGVIAAGEYSYRGDRFSYKGQLTEEYARMASIMCRATTMGVHMQTDILASFRANTGVDPSRGWVVKGPRFTVCVLYNVFCFMDNTSGSLNEVMSHMSDALADATDDLI; encoded by the coding sequence ATGTCTCTGGTAGCCGATCTGGCCGAGATGCCGGGCGTTATCGCTGCGGGTGAATATTCCTATCGCGGTGACCGCTTCTCCTACAAGGGCCAGCTGACCGAGGAATACGCCCGTATGGCCTCGATCATGTGCCGGGCCACCACCATGGGCGTGCACATGCAGACCGACATCCTGGCGAGTTTTCGTGCCAATACCGGCGTTGACCCTTCCCGTGGCTGGGTGGTCAAGGGGCCGCGTTTCACGGTCTGCGTGCTCTACAACGTCTTCTGTTTCATGGATAACACCAGCGGATCGCTAAATGAAGTTATGAGTCACATGAGTGACGCGCTGGCTGATGCCACGGACGATCTCATCTGA
- a CDS encoding RDD family protein, with the protein MHPVDADLPRAGLLRRLAAILYDSLLAGAVLFLAAALVLPLTGGEAVAAGNPLFTAYLFLVLFLFFAWFWIHGGQTLGMRAWRLRVQTRDGRPISWGQAMLRYLMAWVSLLAAGAGYLWLLLDRERGTWHDRFSETVIVVLPKKRR; encoded by the coding sequence ATGCACCCCGTCGATGCCGATCTCCCTCGCGCCGGCCTCCTGCGTCGCCTCGCCGCCATCCTGTATGACAGCCTGCTGGCAGGCGCCGTGCTGTTCCTGGCCGCCGCGCTGGTACTGCCGCTGACCGGCGGCGAGGCGGTCGCGGCCGGCAACCCGCTGTTCACGGCCTATCTGTTCCTGGTGCTGTTCCTGTTTTTCGCCTGGTTCTGGATCCACGGCGGTCAGACGCTGGGTATGCGTGCCTGGCGACTGCGGGTGCAGACCCGGGACGGTCGCCCCATCAGCTGGGGTCAGGCCATGCTGCGTTACCTGATGGCCTGGGTGTCATTGCTGGCCGCTGGAGCGGGCTACCTGTGGCTGCTGCTGGATCGTGAGCGCGGCACCTGGCACGACCGTTTCTCGGAAACCGTGATCGTCGTCCTGCCGAAGAAGCGCCGATGA
- the lptG gene encoding LPS export ABC transporter permease LptG — protein sequence MKVLDRYLGRVVILASLLALLVLLAIDLFFGFINEIQDIGRGSYGLGDVLIYLGLSVPGRIHELFPMAALLGTLLGLGNLAAGHELVAIRAAGVSVGRILVGVIKAGLVLLVLAGGIGEWVAPAAEQLAQQQRSQAQSQRITHFSPYGFWARDGNLFIRIREVHPDGRLGSLEVFQLGEDGRLASAYRARAAEHVDGRWHLQGVTGGRIGEGRLQLVQDSRLQLETLLDPALLNVVMIEPGSLSARDLYRYVEYRRQNALETARYELALWQRLVAPFTSLVMLFLAVPFVFGPLRDRGAGQRLLIGVLVGLGYYLLTQTLSHTGQVYGLPPLLSVLAPPLLFLLWGAIQLRRVGG from the coding sequence ATGAAGGTGCTGGATCGCTATCTCGGGCGGGTGGTGATCCTCGCCAGCCTGTTGGCTCTGCTGGTGCTGCTGGCGATCGACCTCTTCTTCGGTTTCATCAACGAGATCCAGGACATCGGCCGCGGCAGCTATGGTCTGGGCGACGTGCTGATCTACCTGGGGCTGAGCGTGCCCGGGCGCATCCATGAACTGTTTCCGATGGCGGCCCTGCTCGGCACCCTGCTGGGACTGGGCAATCTGGCCGCCGGGCATGAGTTGGTGGCGATCCGTGCCGCGGGCGTTTCGGTGGGGCGGATCCTGGTGGGCGTGATCAAGGCCGGCCTGGTGTTGCTGGTGCTGGCCGGCGGGATTGGTGAATGGGTTGCGCCGGCCGCCGAGCAGCTGGCGCAGCAGCAGCGCAGCCAGGCCCAGAGCCAGCGCATCACCCATTTCAGTCCCTACGGCTTCTGGGCCCGGGACGGCAACCTCTTCATCCGCATTCGTGAGGTGCATCCCGATGGCCGCCTGGGCAGCCTCGAGGTATTCCAGCTGGGTGAAGACGGCCGGCTGGCATCGGCCTATCGTGCCCGCGCGGCCGAGCATGTCGACGGCCGCTGGCATCTGCAGGGCGTGACCGGCGGTCGTATCGGGGAAGGGCGGCTGCAGCTGGTGCAGGACAGTCGGCTGCAGCTGGAGACACTGCTCGATCCGGCGCTGCTGAACGTCGTCATGATCGAGCCCGGCAGCCTGTCCGCGCGCGATCTGTATCGCTACGTCGAATACCGGCGTCAGAACGCACTGGAGACCGCCCGCTACGAACTGGCGCTGTGGCAACGGCTGGTTGCACCCTTCACCTCGCTGGTGATGCTGTTTCTCGCCGTGCCTTTCGTGTTCGGTCCCTTGCGGGATCGGGGCGCCGGACAGCGGCTGCTGATCGGGGTGCTGGTGGGGCTGGGGTATTACCTGCTGACCCAGACCCTGAGCCATACCGGGCAGGTCTACGGTCTGCCGCCGCTGCTGAGCGTGCTGGCGCCGCCGCTGTTGTTTCTGCTCTGGGGGGCGATCCAGTTGCGGCGCGTGGGCGGGTGA
- the lptF gene encoding LPS export ABC transporter permease LptF — protein sequence MLSVLDRYLLKEVIANWLAVMLVLWAIVVTNRLVRYLGEAAAGELAGSMILTLIGLKSVAYLATLVPLSLYLGVVLALGRLYRDSEMAALAACGVGYRRLYRPLLVLAGLVAGILLLLTLLVVPRTAELGYRVEADAEHRATIEAVSAGRFQEARGGRIVIYAREVAPDASHLRQVFVRNLQTDPPMLVTAERARPVRDPDSGVRYLVLEEGQRYQGFPGDPVFRVLEFEHHGIRMDQDARPEVRLKQDAVPTRELLAGGGPRELAELHWRIALPLAVVVLLILAVPLSRTSPRQGRYARLFLAILLFIIYYNLLGTARMWLEKGQLPGLIGLWWVHLLPLAAAGWLFRQMRPRLPRRPPA from the coding sequence ATGCTGTCAGTCCTCGATCGCTATCTGCTCAAGGAGGTCATTGCCAACTGGCTGGCGGTGATGCTGGTGTTGTGGGCCATCGTGGTCACCAACCGCCTGGTGCGCTACCTGGGCGAAGCGGCGGCCGGCGAACTGGCCGGCAGTATGATCCTCACCCTGATCGGGCTGAAATCAGTGGCCTATCTCGCCACCCTGGTGCCGCTGTCGCTCTATCTCGGCGTGGTGCTCGCCCTGGGTCGCTTGTACCGGGACAGTGAGATGGCCGCGCTGGCGGCCTGCGGGGTGGGTTACCGCCGGCTGTACCGCCCGCTGCTGGTGCTGGCCGGGCTGGTGGCCGGCATACTGCTGCTGCTCACCCTGCTGGTGGTGCCGCGCACGGCGGAACTGGGCTACCGGGTCGAGGCCGATGCCGAACACCGGGCCACCATCGAGGCGGTCAGCGCCGGGCGCTTCCAGGAGGCGCGTGGCGGGCGCATCGTCATCTATGCCCGCGAGGTGGCGCCCGATGCCAGTCATCTCAGGCAGGTGTTCGTGCGCAATCTGCAGACCGACCCCCCCATGCTGGTGACTGCCGAACGGGCCCGGCCCGTACGCGACCCGGACAGCGGCGTGCGCTACCTGGTGCTGGAGGAGGGGCAGCGCTACCAAGGGTTTCCCGGGGATCCGGTGTTCCGGGTGCTGGAATTCGAACACCACGGCATCCGCATGGATCAGGACGCCCGGCCCGAGGTCCGCCTCAAGCAGGACGCGGTGCCGACCCGTGAACTGCTGGCCGGCGGCGGCCCGCGGGAGCTGGCCGAACTGCACTGGCGCATTGCCCTGCCGCTGGCCGTGGTGGTGCTGCTGATCCTGGCCGTGCCGCTCAGCCGCACCAGCCCCCGGCAGGGGCGCTATGCCCGGCTGTTTCTCGCCATTCTGCTGTTCATCATCTATTACAACCTGCTGGGCACGGCCCGGATGTGGCTGGAGAAGGGCCAGCTGCCGGGGCTGATCGGCCTGTGGTGGGTGCACCTGCTGCCGCTGGCCGCGGCGGGGTGGCTGTTCCGACAGATGCGGCCGCGCCTGCCGCGGAGACCGCCGGCATGA
- a CDS encoding leucyl aminopeptidase yields MEFSVKSGSPEKQRTACLVVGVYESRRLSPAARSLDKAAGGYLKNVLKRGDMDGRCGQTLLLHDVPGTACQRLLLVGCGQERELDTTKYRNAVAAAAQRLNETGASDAVSYLADLHVKGRDTHWKLRQIVEATEAALYVFDQLKSEKDKVRRPLRKLALGVTDKKDAGNAQAAITEGRAIAAGVRLARELGNLPGNICTPTYLGDQARELAKGKRKVKATVLDRKDMEKLGMGALLAVARGTDEPPKLITLEYQGGKKGDKPVVLVGKGVTFDTGGISLKPGAAMDEMKFDMCGAASVLGTLAAVIRMELPLNVIGVIPATDNMPSGKAIKPGDIVTSLSGQTIEILNTDAEGRLILCDALTYAERFEPDAVIDIATLTGACVIALGSHAAGLLSNQPSLAHDLLQAGEAASDRAWQLPLWDDYQGQLDSNFADMANIGGREAGTITAACFLSRFTKKYHWAHLDIAGVAWKQGKEKGATGRPVPLLTQYLLDRVADK; encoded by the coding sequence ATGGAATTCAGCGTCAAAAGCGGCAGCCCCGAGAAGCAGCGCACCGCCTGTCTGGTGGTAGGCGTGTATGAGTCCCGGCGCCTGTCTCCGGCGGCCCGCAGCCTGGACAAGGCCGCCGGCGGCTATCTGAAAAACGTCCTCAAGCGCGGCGACATGGACGGCAGGTGCGGCCAGACCCTGCTGCTGCACGACGTGCCCGGCACCGCTTGCCAACGCCTGCTGCTGGTCGGCTGCGGTCAGGAACGTGAACTCGATACGACCAAATACCGCAACGCGGTGGCGGCCGCGGCGCAGCGTCTGAACGAGACCGGGGCCTCTGACGCGGTCAGCTACCTGGCCGACCTGCACGTCAAGGGCCGGGATACGCACTGGAAGCTGCGCCAGATCGTCGAGGCGACCGAGGCCGCGCTGTACGTCTTCGACCAGCTGAAAAGCGAAAAGGACAAGGTCCGCCGCCCCCTGCGCAAGCTCGCCCTGGGCGTGACCGACAAGAAAGACGCCGGCAACGCCCAGGCCGCCATCACCGAGGGCCGGGCCATCGCCGCCGGCGTGCGCCTGGCCCGCGAGCTTGGCAACCTCCCCGGCAACATCTGCACCCCGACCTATCTCGGCGACCAGGCCCGCGAACTGGCCAAAGGCAAACGCAAGGTCAAGGCCACTGTCCTGGATCGCAAGGACATGGAAAAGCTCGGCATGGGCGCCCTGCTGGCCGTGGCCCGCGGCACGGACGAGCCGCCGAAACTCATCACCCTGGAATACCAGGGCGGGAAGAAGGGCGACAAGCCGGTGGTACTGGTGGGCAAGGGCGTGACCTTCGACACCGGCGGCATCTCGCTCAAGCCCGGCGCGGCCATGGACGAGATGAAGTTCGACATGTGCGGGGCGGCGAGCGTGCTCGGCACCCTGGCCGCGGTGATCCGGATGGAACTGCCGCTCAACGTGATCGGCGTCATCCCCGCCACCGACAACATGCCCAGCGGCAAGGCGATCAAGCCGGGCGACATCGTCACCAGTCTGTCCGGCCAGACCATCGAGATCCTCAACACCGACGCCGAGGGCCGGCTGATCCTGTGCGACGCCCTGACCTACGCCGAGCGCTTCGAGCCGGACGCGGTGATCGACATCGCCACCCTGACCGGCGCCTGCGTCATCGCCCTGGGCAGCCACGCCGCCGGTCTGCTGAGCAACCAGCCGTCGCTGGCGCACGACCTGCTGCAGGCGGGCGAGGCCGCCTCCGACCGCGCCTGGCAGCTGCCGCTGTGGGACGACTACCAGGGTCAGCTCGACAGCAACTTCGCCGACATGGCCAACATCGGCGGCCGCGAGGCCGGCACCATCACCGCCGCCTGCTTCCTGTCCCGGTTCACGAAGAAATATCACTGGGCCCACCTGGACATCGCCGGCGTGGCCTGGAAACAGGGCAAGGAGAAGGGCGCGACCGGCCGCCCGGTGCCGCTGCTGACCCAGTATCTGCTGGATCGGGTGGCGGATAAGTAG
- a CDS encoding DNA polymerase III subunit chi, translating to MTRIDFYILPQAAERERALFACKLAEKAWQQDYRIFIHTGSDAAARELDELLWTFRAGSFLPHALADADPGAFPPPVLIGHDREPQTHTDLLINLAPEVPTFFSRFARLAEVLDQQPELLTGGRERYRFYQERGYPLHSHKL from the coding sequence ATGACAAGGATCGATTTCTACATCCTGCCCCAGGCCGCCGAACGCGAACGGGCCCTGTTTGCCTGCAAACTGGCGGAGAAGGCCTGGCAGCAGGACTACCGCATCTTCATCCACACCGGCTCCGATGCCGCGGCGCGGGAACTGGACGAACTGCTCTGGACCTTCCGCGCCGGCAGCTTCCTGCCCCATGCCCTGGCCGACGCCGACCCCGGAGCGTTTCCGCCGCCGGTCCTGATCGGCCATGACCGCGAGCCGCAGACCCACACCGATCTGCTGATCAATCTGGCGCCGGAGGTCCCGACCTTCTTCAGCCGCTTCGCCCGCCTGGCCGAGGTCCTCGACCAGCAGCCGGAGCTGCTCACCGGCGGCCGCGAGCGCTACCGTTTCTACCAGGAGCGCGGCTACCCCCTGCACTCGCACAAGCTGTGA
- a CDS encoding valine--tRNA ligase, translating into MDKTYSPHAIEQRWYQTWEDKGYFAPGGEGAPFCIMIPPPNVTGSLHMGHAFQDTIMDALTRFHRMRGDNTLWQAGSDHAGIATQMVVERQLNAEGRTRHDLGREAFIERIWEWKAESGNTITRQLRRMGASLDWSRERFTMDAGLSEAVREVFVRLYEDGLIYRGQRLVNWDPVLHTAVSDLEVISEEEQGHMWHMRYPLADGSGHVIVATTRPETMLGDTAVAVHPEDERYRNLIGKTISLPLTGREIPVIADDYVDPEFGSGCVKITPAHDFNDYEVGRRHDLPLINIFTVDAAINANGPEKYRGLDRYEARDAIIHDLKELGLLEKIDDHKLMVPRGDRSGVVIEPYLTDQWFVDLTRDEQADGRPGGRARITLPAIEAVESGRIRFVPDNWKNTYYEWMRNIQDWCISRQIWWGHRIPCWYDEAGNGYVARSEEEAREKYKLDADVALEQDSDVLDTWFSSALWPFSTLGWPGRTQALQTWYPTSVLVTGFDIIFFWVARMVMMGQYFMQDVPFREVYIHGLVRDAHGQKMSKSKGNVLDPIDLIDGIELDALVEKRTRGLMQPQMAKKIEQQTRRDFPDGIPAFGTDALRFTFAALASTGRDINFDLGRIEGYRNFCNKLWNAARYVLMNTEGQDCGQLEEKEVELTVADRWILARLQQAEQEVIESIRTYRLDHAAQAIYEFTWNEYCDWYLELSKPVLTHPDSPAARQRGTRRTLVQVLETLLRLAHPLMPFITEEIWQRVAPLAGVAGETVMRQPFPEPDDGLVDTAAIEDMDWVMQFILGVRRIRSGYDLKPSQPLPVVLENSSAADRARLESNRHYLEFLARTESITPLAPEAEPPEAATALVGEMKVLIPLAGLIDKAAELERLAKEIEKKEQDLERVSKKLENGNFVNKAPEAVVQKEREKAEETRTALANLMAQKEKIAAL; encoded by the coding sequence ATGGACAAGACCTACAGCCCCCACGCCATCGAGCAGCGCTGGTACCAGACCTGGGAGGACAAGGGTTATTTCGCCCCCGGCGGCGAGGGCGCGCCCTTCTGCATCATGATCCCGCCGCCCAACGTCACCGGCAGCCTGCACATGGGCCACGCCTTCCAGGACACCATCATGGATGCCCTGACCCGCTTCCACCGCATGCGCGGCGACAATACCCTGTGGCAGGCCGGCTCCGACCACGCCGGCATCGCCACCCAGATGGTGGTCGAGCGTCAGCTCAACGCCGAGGGCAGGACCCGCCACGACCTGGGCCGCGAGGCCTTCATCGAACGCATCTGGGAGTGGAAGGCCGAGTCCGGCAACACCATCACCCGCCAGCTGCGGCGCATGGGCGCCTCGCTGGACTGGTCGCGCGAGCGCTTCACCATGGACGCAGGGCTGTCGGAGGCCGTGCGCGAGGTGTTTGTCCGGCTGTACGAGGACGGCCTGATCTATCGCGGCCAGCGGCTGGTGAACTGGGACCCGGTGCTGCACACCGCTGTTTCCGATCTGGAGGTCATCTCCGAGGAGGAGCAGGGCCATATGTGGCACATGCGCTACCCGCTGGCTGACGGCTCCGGGCACGTCATCGTCGCCACCACCCGGCCGGAGACCATGCTCGGCGATACCGCCGTGGCGGTGCACCCGGAGGACGAACGCTACCGCAACCTCATCGGCAAGACCATTTCCCTGCCGCTGACCGGGCGCGAGATCCCGGTCATCGCCGACGACTATGTCGACCCCGAGTTCGGCAGCGGCTGCGTGAAGATCACCCCGGCGCATGACTTCAACGACTACGAGGTCGGCCGCCGCCACGACCTGCCCCTGATCAACATCTTCACCGTGGATGCGGCCATCAACGCCAACGGGCCGGAGAAATACCGCGGCCTGGACCGCTACGAGGCCCGCGACGCCATCATCCATGATCTGAAGGAACTCGGCCTGCTGGAGAAGATCGACGACCACAAACTGATGGTCCCCAGAGGCGACCGCTCCGGCGTGGTCATCGAGCCCTACCTCACCGACCAGTGGTTCGTGGACCTGACCCGCGATGAGCAGGCCGACGGCCGCCCCGGCGGCCGGGCACGCATCACCCTGCCGGCCATCGAGGCGGTGGAATCCGGCCGCATCCGCTTCGTGCCGGACAACTGGAAGAACACCTATTACGAGTGGATGCGCAACATCCAGGACTGGTGCATCTCGCGCCAGATCTGGTGGGGCCACCGCATCCCCTGCTGGTACGACGAGGCCGGCAACGGCTACGTCGCCCGCAGCGAGGAAGAGGCGCGGGAGAAGTACAAGCTCGACGCCGACGTGGCACTGGAGCAGGACAGCGACGTGCTCGACACCTGGTTCTCCTCCGCCCTGTGGCCCTTCTCCACCCTGGGCTGGCCCGGGCGGACCCAGGCGCTGCAGACCTGGTACCCGACCTCGGTGCTGGTCACCGGCTTCGACATCATCTTCTTCTGGGTCGCGCGCATGGTGATGATGGGCCAGTACTTCATGCAGGACGTGCCCTTCCGCGAGGTCTACATCCACGGCCTGGTGCGCGACGCCCACGGCCAGAAGATGTCCAAGTCCAAGGGCAATGTGCTTGACCCCATCGATCTGATCGACGGCATCGAACTCGACGCCCTGGTGGAAAAGCGCACCCGCGGCCTGATGCAGCCGCAGATGGCGAAAAAGATCGAGCAGCAGACCCGCCGGGACTTCCCCGACGGCATCCCCGCCTTCGGCACCGACGCCCTGCGCTTCACCTTCGCGGCGCTGGCCTCCACCGGGCGCGACATCAACTTCGACCTCGGCCGCATCGAGGGCTACCGCAACTTCTGCAACAAGCTGTGGAACGCCGCCCGCTACGTGCTGATGAACACCGAGGGTCAGGACTGCGGTCAACTGGAGGAGAAGGAAGTCGAGCTCACCGTGGCCGACCGCTGGATCCTGGCCCGGCTGCAGCAGGCCGAACAGGAGGTGATCGAGTCGATCCGCACCTACCGGCTCGACCATGCCGCCCAGGCCATCTACGAATTCACCTGGAACGAATACTGCGACTGGTATCTGGAACTGTCCAAACCGGTGCTGACCCACCCGGACAGCCCCGCCGCGCGCCAGCGCGGCACCCGCCGCACCCTGGTGCAGGTACTGGAGACCCTGCTGCGCCTGGCCCACCCGTTGATGCCCTTCATCACCGAGGAGATCTGGCAGCGGGTCGCGCCGCTGGCCGGGGTCGCCGGCGAGACCGTCATGCGCCAGCCCTTTCCGGAACCGGATGACGGCCTGGTGGACACCGCCGCCATCGAGGACATGGACTGGGTCATGCAGTTCATCCTGGGCGTGCGCAGGATCCGCTCCGGCTACGACCTCAAACCCTCCCAGCCGCTGCCGGTGGTACTGGAGAACAGCTCCGCTGCGGACCGCGCCCGACTGGAATCCAACCGTCACTACCTCGAGTTCCTGGCCCGCACCGAATCCATTACCCCGCTGGCACCGGAGGCCGAGCCGCCCGAGGCCGCCACCGCGCTGGTGGGCGAAATGAAGGTGCTGATCCCGCTTGCCGGACTCATCGACAAGGCCGCCGAACTGGAGCGACTGGCAAAGGAAATTGAGAAAAAAGAGCAGGATCTGGAGCGTGTCTCGAAAAAACTCGAGAACGGGAACTTCGTCAACAAGGCCCCCGAGGCCGTGGTGCAGAAGGAGCGCGAAAAGGCAGAAGAGACTCGAACCGCACTCGCCAACCTCATGGCACAGAAGGAAAAAATCGCCGCACTCTGA